The sequence aagaaagaggaaattgaaTGTTAagaagggagttatatggtctccttactgttttctgattggttgttactctCTGAGTTTTTGTTGCTGCTGtggttctagtaaagagagacttaagcaaatatgaagcctcctgtcatgttaaaaAATTCAAATGAAACAAGACTTGAAGATAACTTCCCCACAGAGTTATGGTGTATGTATTTGTGGCAATAAACAATTATGGCTGTTTTCTTTATTATGGTAATATTACTTGGTCTTTTACTTGGTCATTTAGGTTTAGAAGCTCACACAAACTAAACAAATAGTTGTACTTTCActtgtttacattattttaaagtcAGGTTTGTTCTACAGGCACAGACTGTTTCGGGACCAGTGCACCTGTGTGTCTGGTCACTATGTAAAGGATCTGAGAGTCATCCGCAGAGACTTGGCAAAGACTGTTGCATTGGACTCTTCCCCTCACAACTTTCCATTGCAAGTGAGTTTACCATCTAGGTTTTGTTTGCATGTTTAGTAAAAATCGATTTCACTGTCTAATAATCCTGGACAATTGTATTTAGCAAATCTTCTGTATTTTGTTTCAGACTACCAACAGAATTCTAGTGAAGAACTGGACAGGTAACAAAAAAGACAAAGAACTTATAAGCCTGCTTCCCATCTTAAAGGACATGACACTTGTGGTAAGAATATGTAATTTTTGATACACTGAAATCTAGGAAATTGACCCAGGAGTCTTAGAAGCAAGTTTATGCAGGGCAACATATAGAACAAAAATTAAGATGAGGTTCCCATTAGAATGGGATTATCTGAGTAAAATGTAACATTTACTGAGCTCATTAAAACACAACTGCGTGGATCATCTATGTCTGAGCTCAAGTCATCCACCTATCCATATATAACCGTATATCATGAAGAGTTTATCTAAAAGTTCCACTAAAGATCTTTTCAATACAATATAGAATATTCATGAAAGGCACGATGTTTGACCATAAATACACATTTGCACTTCTTTACATTCCTAACTCAAAAAAATGTCACTTCCTCTGAATCACGCTGGGCAAACTATCACGCTTTATGGAAGGGACCTTGGTGATCAGCGGTGACTTTAATCTTTTACTGCATCCTGAACTTGGATAAGAACATGTACAAGGACCTTCTCCAGAAAAAGACCCAGCTCTCGACACTCATCCATCAGTTCATCCAACACTCCTGCCAACACTTTCTTAACCAAATGTATAAACTCAGGAACAAATGAGGGCGCCTACTGGCACACCTCTTTATGCAATGCAAAACGCAATTATATATTTCTAAGATCAAGTACGTGTCACAAAATACCATATACCAAAAAATACCAAAATACTAATACCATATTCGCCCCGATAGGAGTTCCTGCGTTATCTTACCAACctgacacaaaaaacacacaaaaatagttttaaactttaaaaaaaaaaaaaaaaagacttttctaaaattagaatgtgtaaaggagtcattatcagactggaacaatgtaaatggagtccaagagaaatgggtttatttaaaagttgcactgctgaaggcaatagAATAagacttgtcagtaaaagcaaaaaaaaaatcaagaaaccactgtggtacttcgCAGATGtggacaaaatagtaaaaaaacgaaaagttagcatttagtaattataaaaaaaccagagtgaggaagacagaatgatctataagattaagcagaaagaggctaaacaagttataagagcttccaaatcacacacagaagagaaaatagcagtcagtaaaaaaaatgggacaaaacattttttagatacataaatgagaaaaggaaagtaaaactaggattagttagattaaagacAAAAGgaaggaatgtatgtagaataggataaaggtctagctgactgcctcaattaatgtttttgttcagtatttacagatgaaaatgaaggaaaggggccttagTTAGgacaaaaaggacaaatgagtcatttgttacatgtgagtttacagaggaagaggttctatttcaactgtcaaaagtagagACAAATTAGTCAATGGAACCTGatgaaatacacccaaagttattattACCATGTATTACCATGTtataggataggattgttgaacatctaaaaacacatggatttaaagatcagagacaacatgggtatACTTCAGgtatagatcatgccaaactaatcttattgatttttttgattgggtaactaaaataatagatcagggtggtgcagtagacattgcttacctagatttacgTAAGGCTTTtggcactgttgcacatagaaggcttatcaataaactgcaatctttaagtttggattccaattttgttggatgggtaaggcagtggctgagtgacaggcaacagagggttgtattcaatggagtatattcgaagcatgggcttgtcaccagtgcggtacctcagggatctgtacatggacccattctctttaatatttttattagtgatattgcagaaggtcttgatggtaaggtatatctttttgccgatgatactaagatatgtaacagggttgatgttccaggagggataaaccaaatggcaaatgatttaggtaaactagaaaaatggtcagaattgtggcaactgacatttaatgtggataagtgcaagataatgcatcttggacgtaaaaacccaagggcagagtacagaatatttgagtcctaacctcaacatctgaggaaagggatttaggggtgattatttctgatgaaaggtaggcagacaatgtaatagagcagcaggaaatgctagcagaatgcttggttgtatagggagaggtattggcagtagaaagagggaagtgctcatgccattgtacagaacactggtgagacctcacttggagaatTATAtgtagtactggagaccgtatctccagaaggatattgatactttagagagagagttcagagaagcgctactaaactggttcatggattgcaggataaaacttacatatGCAATGAAAAAGTCATTGACTCGCAAGTCATTGGGACCCGATGGCTTCCCCTTCCTCTATTACAAGATTTTCAGGCTGGAGTTGTGTCCGAAATGTATCCTCGATGGTGCATGACCCTCACCACACTTCAACTCAGCAAACGTGACACTTCTACCTAAGGATGGAAAGGATCATGCACTTTGTCAAAATGATCAGCCGATTTCAGTATTGAACGTCAACCTCAAATTGCTTTCCAAGGTCCTGACAAGTTGCATTTCTCCCATGCTATCGGGAGCCATACAATTTGACCAAACTGGATTCATCCCAGGCAGAGAGGTTCAAAACAATACCATTAG comes from Pelobates fuscus isolate aPelFus1 chromosome 5, aPelFus1.pri, whole genome shotgun sequence and encodes:
- the LOC134612225 gene encoding CTD small phosphatase-like protein 2, which codes for MWLRKSARSKIFVFTTAKKAYAEKILEILDPQKKLIRHRLFRDQCTCVSGHYVKDLRVIRRDLAKTVALDSSPHNFPLQTTNRILVKNWTGNKKDKELISLLPILKDMTLVEDVRVLIPHQFRTEDPSNKKS